From the genome of bacterium, one region includes:
- the cas6e gene encoding type I-E CRISPR-associated protein Cas6/Cse3/CasE, with protein MCLPGLLYLSRLDLNLQSAAARQDLLDPYQMHRTVLQAFDASRRTAGALFRLEVAATDAVVLVQSWQEPDWSCLPGDYLGSADGGAPDVAVKVWRPRFAHAQLLRFRLRANPTFKRGRRRLAWLHEREQLDWLQRQGDRSGFIVLQTQSASEGFVRMAPAGRRRRPLTCHAVLFDGLLTVTDPSLLSEAVARGLGSCKAFGFGLLSLASVGKPS; from the coding sequence ATGTGCCTACCCGGGCTGCTGTACCTGTCGCGGCTGGATCTGAACCTGCAGTCGGCAGCGGCCAGACAGGACCTGCTTGACCCGTACCAGATGCACCGCACGGTGCTGCAGGCCTTCGACGCCAGCCGTCGCACCGCCGGCGCGCTGTTCCGTCTGGAGGTCGCCGCGACCGATGCTGTCGTGCTGGTCCAATCGTGGCAGGAGCCGGACTGGTCGTGCCTGCCGGGCGACTATCTCGGGAGCGCGGACGGTGGCGCCCCCGACGTGGCGGTGAAGGTGTGGCGCCCCCGGTTCGCTCATGCCCAACTGCTACGCTTCCGACTGCGGGCGAACCCGACGTTCAAGCGTGGCCGGCGCCGCCTGGCCTGGCTGCACGAGAGGGAGCAGCTTGACTGGCTGCAGCGCCAGGGAGACCGGAGCGGGTTCATCGTCCTGCAGACACAGTCGGCCAGCGAGGGCTTCGTGCGCATGGCGCCGGCCGGGCGCCGCCGCCGTCCCCTGACATGCCATGCGGTGCTCTTTGACGGCCTCCTGACTGTCACCGATCCATCGCTCCTCAGTGAGGCTGTGGCCCGGGGCCTGGGGAGCTGCAAGGCCTTCGGCTTTGGACTGCTGTCGCTTGCCTCCGTGGGCAAGCCATCGTGA
- the cas5e gene encoding type I-E CRISPR-associated protein Cas5/CasD: MAVLLIRLVGPMQSWGLVSRFSHRDTAREPSKSGVIGLLCAALGASRDDDALVARLAALPMGVRVNHEGVPGVDFQTIGGGTVGGGPYGVARAQGGSGGTLLSCRDYLADADFLVGLHGDEVAFLARLDGALRDPCWPLCLGRRSYVPSVPPAAGVAPGALEEVLRAAPAIGSRSYGASSAPGQVRLVLEAPDGGGEPRYDVPISFHPQRRAFRVRYVRTSWVPHHVPTRAAVPVAAGSEPAVGSGQTGPA, from the coding sequence GTGGCAGTCCTGCTCATCCGTCTCGTCGGGCCCATGCAGTCCTGGGGGTTGGTCAGCCGCTTCAGCCACCGCGACACGGCGCGCGAGCCCTCCAAGAGCGGCGTCATCGGCCTGCTGTGCGCAGCCCTGGGCGCCTCCCGTGACGATGACGCGTTGGTGGCGCGCCTGGCCGCCCTGCCGATGGGGGTGCGTGTGAACCACGAGGGTGTTCCGGGCGTGGACTTCCAGACCATCGGTGGCGGCACCGTCGGTGGCGGCCCGTATGGCGTCGCCCGGGCGCAAGGTGGCAGCGGCGGTACGCTCCTGTCGTGCCGGGACTATCTGGCCGATGCCGACTTCCTGGTCGGGCTGCATGGCGACGAGGTTGCGTTCCTGGCTCGCCTCGACGGGGCGCTACGCGACCCGTGCTGGCCGCTATGCCTGGGGCGTCGGAGCTACGTGCCCTCCGTACCGCCGGCGGCGGGAGTCGCCCCAGGCGCGCTGGAGGAGGTCCTGCGAGCAGCCCCCGCGATCGGCAGCAGGTCATACGGCGCCTCCAGCGCCCCTGGGCAGGTGCGTCTGGTGCTCGAAGCGCCCGACGGTGGGGGAGAGCCGCGCTATGACGTCCCGATCAGCTTCCACCCGCAGCGGCGGGCCTTCCGCGTGCGGTATGTCCGCACCAGTTGGGTGCCTCACCATGTGCCTACCCGGGCTGCTGTACCTGTCGCGGCTGGATCTGAACCTGCAGTCGGCAGCGGCCAGACAGGACCTGCTTGA